Proteins co-encoded in one Thermoanaerobaculia bacterium genomic window:
- a CDS encoding FAD-dependent oxidoreductase, whose protein sequence is MSRILILGAGPAGLAAAYRLKELGHDDFEVLEARATPGGLASSETSRNGFVYDIGGHVLFSHFRYFDELFDRMLGDGYQELERESWIWIMDRFLPYPFQNNIKYLPKEAVLECVLGLIEANRAGQSPYDNFEDLIHGVFGAGIAKHFMMPYNFKVWAHPPRMLGTRWIGERVPVVDIERVLGNVILDRDDVSWGPNNTFKYPLHGGTGGLFTRIAATLRGKIRYGASVISIDARRKRVTLDTGKEVDYDELVSTIPLDRLVEGIAEAPPEVRRATGDLLHSGSAIVGVGVRQPCPSKKCWMYFPESSSPFYRVTYLSNYSPEVVPDASTHYSLLAEVSRSPYKPVNLDTVVDEVIDGMVASRLLSPADRRDIVDTHLIVRDYTYPIPSLDRDAGLSVIQPWLEARNIHSRGRFGAWKYEIGNMDHAVQMGAECVDRILLGTRELCWNDEILPKDEQTLRLMPEAAASAVVADVAQEDFVGATSEA, encoded by the coding sequence ATGAGCCGGATCCTCATCCTCGGCGCGGGACCGGCGGGGCTCGCCGCCGCCTACCGGCTGAAGGAGCTCGGCCACGACGACTTCGAAGTGCTCGAGGCGCGGGCCACGCCCGGCGGGCTCGCATCGAGCGAAACCAGCCGGAACGGGTTCGTCTACGACATCGGCGGGCACGTCCTCTTCTCGCACTTCCGCTATTTCGACGAGCTCTTCGACCGGATGCTCGGCGACGGATACCAGGAGCTCGAGCGCGAGAGCTGGATCTGGATCATGGACCGCTTCCTCCCGTATCCTTTCCAGAACAACATCAAGTACCTCCCGAAGGAAGCCGTCCTCGAATGCGTGCTGGGCCTGATCGAGGCGAACCGAGCCGGGCAATCTCCGTACGACAACTTCGAGGATCTGATCCATGGCGTCTTCGGCGCCGGCATCGCGAAGCACTTCATGATGCCCTATAACTTCAAGGTCTGGGCGCACCCGCCCCGGATGCTCGGCACCCGCTGGATCGGCGAGCGCGTTCCGGTCGTCGACATCGAGCGCGTCCTGGGAAACGTGATCCTCGACCGCGACGACGTCTCGTGGGGGCCGAACAACACGTTCAAGTACCCGCTCCACGGCGGGACGGGGGGCCTGTTCACCCGGATCGCGGCGACCCTGCGCGGGAAGATCCGGTACGGCGCTTCGGTCATCTCGATCGATGCCCGGCGCAAGCGCGTCACGCTCGACACCGGGAAGGAAGTCGACTACGACGAGCTCGTCTCGACGATCCCGCTCGACCGCCTCGTCGAAGGAATCGCCGAGGCTCCCCCGGAGGTTCGCCGGGCGACCGGAGATCTCCTCCATTCGGGGAGTGCGATCGTCGGGGTCGGCGTGCGCCAGCCGTGTCCATCGAAGAAGTGCTGGATGTATTTCCCGGAATCCTCGTCGCCGTTCTACCGCGTCACGTACCTCTCGAACTACTCGCCGGAGGTCGTGCCGGACGCCTCGACGCACTATTCGCTGCTCGCGGAGGTTTCGCGCTCGCCGTACAAGCCGGTGAACCTCGACACGGTCGTCGACGAGGTGATCGACGGGATGGTCGCGAGCCGTCTCCTCTCCCCCGCGGACCGGCGCGACATCGTCGACACGCACCTGATCGTCCGCGACTACACGTACCCGATTCCCTCTCTCGACCGCGACGCCGGCCTCTCCGTGATCCAGCCGTGGCTCGAGGCGAGGAACATCCATTCGCGCGGGCGTTTCGGCGCGTGGAAGTACGAGATCGGGAACATGGATCACGCGGTGCAGATGGGCGCCGAATGCGTCGACCGCATCCTCCTGGGGACCCGCGAGCTCTGCTGGAACGACGAGATCCTCCCGAAGGACGAGCAGACGCTGCGGCTGATGCCGGAGGCGGCGGCATCCGCGGTCGTCGCCGACGTGGCGCAGGAAGACTTCGTCGGGGCGACGTCGGAGGCCTGA
- a CDS encoding glycosyltransferase: MDTQPAGPPLVPGDFPLVVHSHLRWSFVWQRPQQIHSRLALHHPVLFIEEPVVAADGPPRLVVSEPWPNVLVVQPHLPEASPDETGSLEREREVVRLLRKERPAGFDRAVHWFYSPQLTPQLDAFDDPIAVVYDCMDELTQFAFAPRQLAEREKELLALADVVFTGGYELYRAKSRLHDNVHFFGCGVDFDHFHRAAGEADVAADLRGIPAPRLGYVGVIDERLDYPLIGALSRENPDWSLVFVGPVVKVDPASLPRAANLHYLGPRDYADLPSYIAGFQICLMPFAMNEASQFINPTKTLEYLASARPVLSTPIRDVVRNFGDTVHISDRGQFAARAREILEGRAIDPERGCDVARRSSWEQTIAKMESLVRAAAPAAGDGTASETVSA, translated from the coding sequence GTGGACACCCAACCGGCCGGTCCTCCTCTCGTTCCCGGAGACTTCCCGCTCGTCGTCCACTCGCACCTCCGCTGGTCTTTCGTCTGGCAGCGCCCTCAGCAGATCCATTCGAGACTCGCGCTCCATCATCCGGTTCTCTTCATCGAAGAGCCCGTGGTCGCCGCCGACGGCCCTCCCCGTCTCGTCGTGTCCGAGCCGTGGCCGAACGTCCTCGTCGTCCAACCCCATCTTCCGGAGGCGAGCCCGGACGAAACCGGAAGCCTCGAGCGGGAGCGGGAGGTCGTTCGCCTCCTCCGAAAGGAGCGGCCGGCGGGATTCGATCGCGCGGTCCACTGGTTCTACAGCCCCCAGCTCACCCCGCAGCTCGACGCGTTCGACGATCCGATCGCGGTCGTCTACGACTGCATGGACGAGCTCACGCAGTTCGCTTTCGCACCGCGCCAGCTCGCCGAGCGCGAGAAGGAGCTCCTCGCCCTCGCCGACGTCGTCTTCACGGGCGGCTACGAGCTCTACCGCGCCAAGAGCCGGCTCCACGACAACGTCCATTTCTTCGGATGCGGCGTCGATTTCGACCACTTCCACCGCGCGGCGGGAGAGGCCGACGTCGCCGCTGACCTCCGCGGGATTCCGGCGCCCCGGCTCGGTTACGTCGGAGTCATCGACGAGCGGCTCGACTACCCGCTGATCGGCGCGCTCTCGCGCGAGAATCCCGACTGGTCGCTCGTGTTCGTCGGACCCGTCGTGAAGGTCGATCCCGCGTCGCTTCCGCGCGCGGCGAACCTCCACTATCTCGGTCCGCGCGATTACGCGGACCTCCCGTCCTATATCGCGGGATTCCAGATCTGCCTCATGCCGTTCGCGATGAACGAGGCGAGCCAGTTCATCAATCCGACGAAAACTCTCGAGTATCTCGCCTCCGCCCGGCCGGTGCTTTCGACGCCCATCCGGGACGTCGTGCGGAACTTCGGCGACACGGTGCACATCTCCGACCGCGGCCAGTTCGCGGCCCGGGCGCGGGAGATCCTGGAGGGCCGCGCGATCGACCCCGAGCGCGGCTGCGACGTCGCCCGGCGGTCCTCCTGGGAGCAGACGATCGCGAAGATGGAGTCGCTCGTGCGCGCGGCCGCGCCGGCGGCCGGAGACGGCACCGCGAGCGAGACGGTGAGCGCATGA
- a CDS encoding lmo0937 family membrane protein yields MLLTIGIILFVAWLLGLVAFHVGGLIHLLLVLAVISVIVHLFTGRRSVV; encoded by the coding sequence ATGCTTCTCACGATCGGAATCATCCTGTTTGTCGCATGGTTGCTCGGACTCGTGGCGTTTCACGTTGGAGGGCTCATTCACCTCCTGCTCGTGCTCGCCGTCATCTCCGTCATCGTTCATCTTTTCACCGGACGCCGCAGCGTCGTCTGA
- a CDS encoding mechanosensitive ion channel family protein → MSAKRHAEPEELRNGPDRVDIEEAPPEQIREREDVREALRQTASEGRTRPVPHTGDKIFFGISAAAALLLAVFYLGLVREIDLLDPVNSPLLRRGTLAALLIAAVLIFNRATSVFVVSRIESAVSKYNLKRVLRLVAGMLIVSIAFTVLFVNWRTTLASLGLISLVLGLALQAPLTSFFGWVYILAKSPYHVGDRIEIDDAVGDVIDVGYLDTTLWEVGGKYISGDHPSGRIVKFPNSKVLNTTIFNYSWPLFPYIWNEVKFQVAYTADFEFIARTLEEEAQKEIGSKMLKRIEVFRELLSRTPVDQLNVKERPAVFFRVNVNTWIDARVRYLVSPRNAGTVKTRLTKALLKKVQENPDKFRVPNDNNR, encoded by the coding sequence ATGAGCGCGAAGAGACATGCGGAGCCGGAGGAGCTCCGCAACGGACCCGACCGGGTCGACATCGAGGAGGCGCCTCCCGAACAGATCCGCGAGCGGGAAGACGTTCGGGAAGCGCTCCGACAGACCGCGAGCGAGGGAAGAACCCGGCCGGTCCCCCACACCGGCGACAAGATCTTCTTCGGGATCTCGGCCGCTGCGGCCCTTCTTCTCGCGGTCTTCTATCTCGGGCTCGTTCGCGAGATCGACCTGCTGGACCCCGTCAACTCGCCTCTCCTCCGGCGGGGGACCCTCGCCGCGCTCCTCATCGCCGCCGTCCTCATCTTCAACCGCGCCACGTCGGTGTTCGTCGTCTCGCGGATCGAGAGCGCGGTCTCGAAATACAACCTGAAGCGGGTCCTCCGGCTCGTTGCGGGCATGTTGATCGTCTCGATCGCTTTCACCGTGCTGTTCGTGAACTGGCGCACGACCCTCGCTTCCCTCGGCCTCATCTCGCTCGTCCTCGGACTGGCGCTGCAGGCGCCGCTCACCAGCTTCTTCGGCTGGGTGTACATCCTCGCGAAGTCGCCGTACCACGTCGGCGATCGCATCGAGATCGACGATGCCGTCGGGGACGTGATCGACGTCGGCTACCTCGACACGACCCTCTGGGAAGTCGGAGGGAAGTACATCTCGGGAGACCATCCGAGCGGCCGCATCGTCAAATTCCCGAACTCGAAGGTCCTGAACACGACGATCTTCAACTACTCGTGGCCGCTCTTTCCCTACATCTGGAACGAGGTCAAGTTCCAGGTCGCCTACACGGCCGATTTCGAGTTCATCGCGCGGACTCTCGAGGAGGAGGCCCAGAAGGAGATCGGCTCCAAGATGCTGAAGCGGATCGAGGTGTTCCGTGAACTCCTGTCGCGCACGCCGGTCGATCAGCTGAACGTCAAAGAACGGCCGGCCGTCTTCTTCCGCGTCAACGTCAACACCTGGATCGACGCGCGCGTTCGCTACCTCGTCTCCCCGCGGAACGCCGGAACCGTCAAGACCCGGCTCACGAAAGCGCTCCTCAAGAAGGTACAGGAAAACCCGGATAAGTTCCGCGTTCCGAACGACAACAACCGCTGA
- a CDS encoding PKD domain-containing protein: protein MLPRQPEPCSSSVRPRLGILVGALLFFLAFAGSARALEFYASPSGSSSGDGSISRPWDLTTALKQPSALKPGDTLWLRGGRYYGPFVSYLTGTSSAPITVRQYPGERATLDGVNAGGHTILQVSGAYTRYWGFEIMSSNTNRTSSSVSGSAVTTMQTPGHPGLKFINLVIHDTLGNGFWIDATDMEMNGCIVYYNGWSASDRGHGHGIYAQNNTGTKRFIDNIIFQQFDKGIQFFGGTAAPINNMDTEGNTVFQNGYIDSTESNNIEIGGGLIAQNPVFKNNYSYYSNIGKEDIGGYNTAGTSNLVYENNYDSADNDWPTQFTGLNGYTITGNVFHGHSGGFSTSAYPSNTFYLGSPPPNPPNQVFVRPNAWEPGRANITSYNWAHNATVYPDVSAVLKVGDVYEVRNAQNFYGPPVATGTYAGGRIPVPTTGLPSAPPIGWSTPAATGPEFNAYVLLRKSGSTTTTTGSAPDPHFSIKPNPAPVNTAVQFLDTTLNKPTSWTWAFGDGATSTSQNPTHTYTGKGTFTVRLTVKNAYGSASTTNTISIY, encoded by the coding sequence ATGCTTCCTCGTCAACCCGAACCGTGCTCTTCGTCTGTCCGGCCGCGCCTGGGGATTCTCGTCGGCGCGCTGCTCTTCTTTCTCGCGTTCGCCGGCAGCGCGCGGGCCCTCGAGTTCTACGCCTCCCCCTCGGGTTCGTCCTCCGGAGACGGCAGCATCTCGCGTCCGTGGGACCTGACGACCGCGCTCAAGCAGCCGTCGGCGTTGAAGCCCGGCGACACGCTGTGGCTCCGGGGCGGCCGGTACTACGGTCCGTTCGTGAGCTATCTCACCGGAACGTCGTCGGCGCCCATCACCGTCCGGCAGTATCCCGGCGAGCGGGCGACGCTCGACGGCGTGAACGCCGGAGGGCACACGATCCTGCAGGTGAGCGGCGCCTACACCCGCTACTGGGGATTCGAGATCATGAGCTCCAACACGAATCGGACGTCGTCGTCGGTGTCGGGCTCGGCGGTCACGACGATGCAGACGCCGGGGCATCCGGGGTTGAAGTTCATCAACCTCGTGATCCACGACACGCTCGGCAACGGCTTCTGGATCGACGCGACCGACATGGAGATGAACGGGTGCATCGTGTACTACAACGGATGGTCGGCGTCGGATCGGGGCCACGGCCACGGGATCTACGCCCAGAACAACACGGGCACGAAGCGCTTCATCGACAACATCATCTTCCAGCAGTTCGACAAGGGCATCCAGTTCTTCGGCGGCACGGCGGCCCCGATCAACAACATGGACACCGAGGGAAACACGGTCTTCCAGAACGGCTACATCGACAGCACGGAGTCCAACAACATCGAGATCGGCGGCGGCTTGATCGCGCAGAACCCCGTGTTCAAGAACAACTATTCGTATTACTCGAACATCGGGAAGGAAGACATCGGCGGCTACAACACGGCGGGAACGTCGAACCTGGTCTACGAGAACAACTACGACTCGGCCGACAACGACTGGCCGACGCAGTTCACCGGACTCAACGGGTACACGATCACCGGGAACGTTTTCCATGGCCACAGCGGCGGATTCTCGACCAGCGCGTATCCGTCGAACACGTTCTACCTCGGCAGCCCGCCGCCGAATCCCCCGAACCAGGTCTTCGTCCGGCCGAACGCATGGGAGCCGGGACGCGCGAACATCACGTCCTACAACTGGGCCCACAACGCGACGGTCTATCCGGACGTCAGCGCGGTCCTGAAGGTCGGCGACGTCTACGAGGTTCGAAACGCCCAGAACTTCTACGGCCCGCCCGTCGCGACCGGCACCTATGCGGGGGGAAGGATTCCGGTGCCGACCACCGGCCTGCCCTCGGCGCCGCCGATCGGCTGGTCGACGCCGGCGGCGACCGGCCCCGAGTTCAATGCCTACGTGCTCCTGCGAAAGTCCGGCTCGACCACGACCACGACGGGGAGCGCGCCGGACCCGCATTTCTCGATCAAGCCGAACCCGGCTCCGGTCAACACGGCCGTGCAGTTCCTCGACACGACGTTGAACAAGCCGACCTCCTGGACGTGGGCGTTCGGCGACGGCGCGACCTCGACGTCGCAGAACCCGACCCACACCTACACGGGCAAGGGCACGTTCACGGTCCGATTGACCGTCAAGAACGCTTACGGATCGGCGAGCACGACGAACACGATTTCGATCTACTGA
- a CDS encoding response regulator — MSRIAEQRPSAPRRFLVVEDDPASRDAFCALIQLTGDEAVGVENGEAALSFLDTHPVPTAILLDMRLPVMDGWQFRERQGSDPRLRHIPVLVVSGDVKSKAAALASGASGFVAKPIDPDELIVAIDALP, encoded by the coding sequence TTGTCCCGAATCGCCGAACAGCGGCCGTCCGCTCCCCGGAGATTTCTCGTCGTCGAGGACGACCCCGCGTCGCGGGACGCGTTCTGCGCCCTCATTCAGCTGACGGGAGACGAGGCCGTGGGCGTCGAGAACGGCGAAGCCGCGCTGTCGTTCCTCGATACCCACCCTGTTCCGACCGCGATCCTCCTCGACATGCGCCTTCCCGTCATGGACGGATGGCAGTTCCGGGAGCGGCAGGGTTCCGATCCGCGCCTTCGCCACATTCCGGTGCTCGTCGTGTCGGGCGACGTGAAATCGAAGGCCGCGGCCCTCGCCTCGGGGGCCTCGGGTTTCGTCGCGAAGCCGATCGACCCGGACGAGCTGATCGTCGCGATCGACGCGCTCCCCTGA